ACCGAAAGCAAATTCATTCAATGAAAAACCCTAGAATCTCATTTTCAATCCATAGCATAAAAACTGTCATTAAATTGCAACATCAATTTATcctttttacaaaagaaaatattaatcgTAAGACTAATTCCCCTATGAACGCATTCTAATAAAACCACGAAGccgcacaaaaaaaaaaaaaagatatgaagaaagaGAGATACTCGGGAAGGGAATGTGGAGATCGAGCATGCAGACAGTGCGATCTTCCATGTGCTTCCTTCGACCCTGAAGCACAGCCGATTGACAGCGCCCCGTCACGGGAGTGGGGGAGCGTGCACCAGAACCATGATTCGGAATTTTCCAGCGAGGGCATTTAGGGGATTGGAACACCGCCGGCGCACCACCTTCTTTGTAAACCGTCAAACAGGTGGAAGATTCTCCAAGAGAGCTTCTCAGAGAGTACACCAGGAATCCTAAAACGAGAAGCAATAGTTTCAACGACATGGTCAATTAACAGAATCTCTGATTTTCCTTCATGGAATGGAACCTCCCTGCGCGAAGATGAACAGTTGACAAAAATTGGCGAGGAAAtaaagaaaggaaatgaaattagCGCGCAAACTTCGTGAGGCAAAATACGTCTGCACTATTTTGCCGGTGGCTGTGTTGCCGAAGAAACCAAcaatattgaaaatagaatttGAAATGTAGTTTGCTCAGTTGGATTTTGAGTCGGCTGTTAACTGCACAATCAAGGTTGAAGTCTTGAAGAGCATCTTTTTATTCTGTATTAGGAGTTATTAATACATGGTATATTTGCAATATAGCCCTTTAACAAATGAGGTTCCCTTTTTCTAGTCCAATACTTTTAAACCGCCATTGTCGTCTTATAAAATAGTATTACGAGAGTTACAAGCTTCAAAAATATCAGATTTCTTAAAGCTTTCCTTCTTCTCAAGTTTAAACTTATTCTGGTTGCTTTAAAGCTTTCTTGTTTCTGAAGTTTTTCTTAATGGCTTCCACTCCATACGAGTATGATATCATTCACCAGCCAACTTTTGAAGACAACATCATCTCACAATCTCATGATATTGCTTCCCAGTTCATCAATATTGAATTAACCATTGACACTTTTTTCATATCGGTCCACCATGATTGCTTAGCAGACATCTCCACCATCACCAACCATGCGTCCTTACGAGAAACCCTTCGTTTCAAGCTCGACATTACGGAAAACCAGTACCTGTTTGACCAAGTTCTGTTTCCCACGTTTAGAAGACTCCGAATCAAGACGGCCTCCCTTGCTTATCACAACTTCGTTCATGGAATTTTTGTACGTGGGATGTGTAGCATAGTAACTAATCGTGAAGTCTTGCCCTTGCGATCAGTGATACAAGCTTCCGTTGTGGAACACTTTCACGTTCACAGTGACGGGGTTTTGATGGGAAGAGCTTTGGTTGAATCGGCATTGGAGTTTGAAAGCAGTAACTATGGTATGGTTCCGACTAAAGAGTCATTGGTTAAGGAGATGGTAAAGATAGTCAAAGTAGAAGCTGGAGATGAAGATTGCATGATATGTTTGGAGGAGCTGGAGGTTGGGTTTTATGCTTCTCGGATGCCTGGTTCTCGTACTTTTCATGGCGATTGCATCGAGAAGTGGCTGAAGCAGAGCCATTATTGTCCTATTTGCCGGTTCCAGATGCCAACGAATTAGGCTTAGATATCAACTTTTCATTCC
The Gossypium raimondii isolate GPD5lz chromosome 8, ASM2569854v1, whole genome shotgun sequence DNA segment above includes these coding regions:
- the LOC105790479 gene encoding uncharacterized protein LOC105790479 encodes the protein MASTPYEYDIIHQPTFEDNIISQSHDIASQFINIELTIDTFFISVHHDCLADISTITNHASLRETLRFKLDITENQYLFDQVLFPTFRRLRIKTASLAYHNFVHGIFVRGMCSIVTNREVLPLRSVIQASVVEHFHVHSDGVLMGRALVESALEFESSNYGMVPTKESLVKEMVKIVKVEAGDEDCMICLEELEVGFYASRMPGSRTFHGDCIEKWLKQSHYCPICRFQMPTN